One part of the Halostagnicola larsenii XH-48 genome encodes these proteins:
- a CDS encoding winged helix-turn-helix domain-containing protein — protein sequence MSTQATNTTTDTGRESKAQLDILGDECARTILVATSENPRTAKELTARTDSSSATVYRRINNLLESGLLAECIRFEEDGSHTTAYEATIEALHVQISTDGIEVTIAGQRE from the coding sequence ATGTCAACGCAAGCGACTAACACGACCACGGATACTGGCCGCGAATCGAAAGCACAACTAGATATTCTTGGCGACGAATGCGCACGGACGATACTCGTCGCAACGAGCGAAAACCCTCGAACCGCAAAAGAGCTGACAGCGCGCACGGACAGCTCCTCGGCAACCGTCTACCGGCGAATCAACAACCTACTCGAGAGCGGACTGTTGGCGGAGTGCATTCGATTCGAAGAGGATGGCTCCCACACGACCGCCTACGAGGCGACGATAGAGGCCCTGCACGTACAGATCAGTACCGACGGTATCGAGGTAACGATTGCCGGACAACGCGAGTGA
- a CDS encoding helix-turn-helix transcriptional regulator: protein MHDLTGFQRDLLYVISGADRPSGQTVKDEVEKYYSSEINHGRLYPNLDTLVNKELVEKGQLDRRTNYYAITDAGTQRIEERREWEEQYVDM, encoded by the coding sequence ATGCACGACCTGACCGGCTTCCAGCGAGACCTGTTGTACGTCATTTCCGGCGCGGATCGGCCGTCCGGACAAACCGTCAAAGACGAGGTCGAGAAGTACTATAGCTCGGAGATCAACCACGGGCGACTGTACCCAAATCTCGACACACTGGTAAACAAAGAACTCGTCGAAAAGGGACAACTCGACCGGCGAACGAACTACTACGCGATCACTGACGCGGGAACCCAGCGCATCGAAGAGCGCCGCGAGTGGGAAGAGCAGTACGTCGATATGTAA
- a CDS encoding DUF1616 domain-containing protein, with translation MSLRTKTWTRFQLLRDYPVDLAVVSVAAILAYYVVSITPTGSEFRMLVAMGLVLFLPGYALVAVIFPATARRQSQRESDATDHRFRGIRTVERIGLSLVLSLAIVPVVIMVLAGTSWGLSTEVITAALAGVVIVFAQIGVVRRLRVPAPDRFSVAPLDSLRQRTSDTDGVTKMASSVILWGAILLTVSGLLFAFVSPTAAGGFTELGLYTENDDGDLVAGEIPGEVGPDESIPITFSIENGEGEDMEYTLVVQEQYFEDGEITDRTQLRELTANVSDGTTVSGERDITPTAEDGESVRISVLLYEGDPPAEPTNENAQEATHFWVDVTEDASEDEPDGEAPEEDADEDDELDDVGDIEVEGGEDGEDGEDGEDGEDGESTIEFDEFFGDTSVAPAETGLL, from the coding sequence ATGAGTCTCCGAACGAAGACGTGGACTCGGTTTCAGTTGCTCCGTGACTACCCCGTAGACCTCGCAGTCGTGTCGGTCGCTGCAATTCTCGCGTACTACGTCGTCTCGATCACGCCCACCGGCAGCGAGTTTCGGATGCTCGTGGCGATGGGGCTGGTCCTGTTCCTGCCGGGGTACGCACTCGTCGCGGTGATTTTTCCCGCGACGGCGCGACGCCAATCCCAGCGGGAGTCGGACGCGACCGACCACCGGTTTCGTGGGATCAGAACGGTCGAACGGATCGGGCTGTCGCTCGTCCTCTCGCTTGCGATCGTCCCGGTCGTCATCATGGTGCTTGCCGGGACGAGCTGGGGGCTTTCGACCGAGGTGATTACGGCCGCACTCGCGGGAGTGGTCATCGTGTTTGCACAGATCGGCGTCGTTCGCCGACTTCGCGTTCCCGCCCCGGATCGGTTTTCGGTCGCACCGCTCGATTCGCTTCGCCAGCGAACCAGCGACACTGACGGAGTCACGAAAATGGCTTCGTCGGTGATACTGTGGGGTGCGATCTTATTGACAGTGAGCGGACTGTTGTTCGCGTTCGTCTCACCGACCGCGGCTGGCGGGTTTACCGAACTCGGATTGTACACGGAAAACGACGACGGAGACCTCGTCGCAGGAGAGATCCCCGGCGAGGTCGGACCTGACGAGTCGATCCCGATCACGTTCTCGATCGAGAACGGCGAAGGCGAGGACATGGAATACACGCTCGTCGTCCAGGAACAGTACTTCGAGGACGGCGAGATCACCGACCGGACGCAGTTACGAGAGCTCACCGCGAACGTCTCGGATGGCACGACCGTTAGCGGCGAACGGGACATTACGCCGACCGCAGAAGACGGTGAGTCGGTCCGAATCAGTGTGCTCCTCTACGAGGGCGATCCACCGGCTGAGCCGACGAACGAGAACGCACAGGAGGCCACCCACTTCTGGGTCGACGTCACCGAAGATGCTTCGGAGGACGAACCCGATGGTGAGGCGCCCGAAGAAGATGCGGACGAGGACGACGAATTAGACGACGTTGGTGATATCGAGGTCGAGGGCGGTGAAGATGGCGAAGACGGGGAAGATGGTGAAGACGGAGAGGACGGCGAGTCCACCATTGAATTCGACGAATTCTTCGGGGACACGTCGGTCGCTCCCGCGGAAACTGGTCTTCTGTAA